The proteins below come from a single Drosophila suzukii chromosome X, CBGP_Dsuzu_IsoJpt1.0, whole genome shotgun sequence genomic window:
- the ENGase gene encoding cytosolic endo-beta-N-acetylglucosaminidase — MENKEIESEINKTTGVVTEEEEEVEASPHKKKKVEEEEDDKAVVGREKKDEECAREKETAKQQKCQDKNTCSCPQLEAEAIKDNRQLLEFRVRSRDIDWRHYVQPLDTKIRSGAVYLERQADFVGSHRRPVTEDNRRELLVCHDMMGNYLEDRHFHSSEKYDDYRFVHWSAVDYFCYFSHQYVTIPPSGWLNAAHRHGVPVVGTFIVEAPGLLNEVLATEETVSRTVEALTRLCEHFGFEGWLVNVEVTVPQRNMPNLYRFVRELTAATEARVPHGRVFWYDSVLESGELLWQNELNSRNVEFFRRSHGTLINYAWNEGHLERSAEHAKREQSPRHRVFMGLDVFGRSRKGGFQSLETMEHIANNGFSAGIFAPGWSFETLSRFGYNIKNPRGDEQVNSAFLARNEAWWARIWPTLATHPYSSLPFFTDFCVGSGRASYERGFRIAGEDMPFLNLSRQSLQPSVPLDKNAVHHFDEAFSGGCSLLVTNYERAFRLFVTDFELTRGVLLLGYAYKINGDDVATNFDLLVRVTALNRNDAELYLFCGKYGGSIVAPQRCYLSPSPTDGVLPRVHAKLPQDTRLLASGWQVRYYLVKFDGPVRVQDIGVKCQRPAESKTEAQLGAVFVEALPLEALTDTRTDIPVYGRNMWDEQRT, encoded by the exons ATGGAAAACAAGGAAATAGAGAGTGAAATCAACAAAACTACCGGCGTCGTCactgaagaagaagaagaagtgGAAGCGTCTCCCCATAAGAAGAAGaaggtggaggaggaggaagatGATAAAGCTGTGGTTGGGAGAGAGAAGAAAGACGAAGAGTGCGCCAGAGAGAAAGAGACAGCGAAACAACAAAAGTGCCAGGACAAAAACACCTGTAGCTGCC CCCAACTGGAGGCGGAGGCCATCAAGGACAACCGCCAGCTGCTGGAGTTCCGGGTGCGGAGCAGGGACATCGACTGGCGCCACTATGTCCAGCCCCTGGACACCAAGATTCGATCGGGAGCGGTATACTTGGAGCGCCAGGCGGATTTCGTGGGCAGCCATCGGCGACCGGTGACCGAGGACAATCGCAGGGAACTGCTCGTCTGCCACGATATGATGGGCAACTACCTCGAGGATCG GCACTTTCACAGCTCGGAAAAGTACGACGACTATCGATTCGTGCACTGGTCAGCCGTGGATTACTTCTGTTACTTCAGCCACCAGTACGTGACCATTCCGCCCAGCGGTTGGCTGAACGCCGCCCATCGTCACGGTGTTCCCGTGGTGGGCACGTTCATCGTGGAGGCTCCGGGACTGCTGAACGAGGTCCTGGCCACCGAGGAAACCGTTTCGAGGACCGTGGAAGCCCTAACCCGCCTCTGCGAGCACTTCGGCTTCGAGGGATGGCTGGTCAACGTGGAGGTGACCGTTCCCCAGCGCAATATGCCCAATCTCTA CCGCTTTGTCCGGGAACTGACCGCCGCCACGGAGGCACGTGTGCCCCACGGACGTGTCTTTTGGTACGACAGCGTTTTGGAGAGCGGCGAACTGCTGTGGCAGAACGAGCTCAACTCCCGCAACGTGGAGTTTTTTCGGCGCAGTCACGGAACCCTGATAAACTACGCCTGGAACGAGGGCCACTTGGAGCGGAGTGCCGAGCACGCCAAGAGGGAGCAATCGCCCCGGCATCGCGTCTTCATGGGATTGGATGTGTTCGGAAGGAGTCGCAAAGGCGGTTTCCAGAGTCTGGAGACCATGGAGCACATAGCGAACAATGGCTTCTCGGCGGGCATCTTTGCACCTGGCTGGTCCTTTGAAACCCTCAGTCGCTTTGGGTACAATATCAAAAATCCACGCGGCGATGAGCAGGTGAACTCGGCCTTCTTGGCCAGAAACGAGGCGTGGTGGGCTCGCATTTGGCCCACTTTGGCCACACATCCGTACAGTTCGCTGCCGTTTTTCACGGACTTTTGCGTGGGTTCCGGGCGGGCGAGCTACGAGCGAGGATTCAGGATTGCTGGCGAGGATATGCCCTTCCTCAACCTGTCGCGGCAGTCGCTGCAGCCTTCGGTGCCGCTGGATAAGAATGCAGTGCATCATTTCGACGAGGCCTTCTCGGGCGGATGCTCTCTTCTGGTGACCAACTACGAACGGGCCTTCCGGCTCTTTGTCACGGATTTCGAACTGACCCGCGGTGTTCTGCTCCTGGGCTATGCCTATAAAATCAATGGCGATGACGTGGCCACCAACTTTGATTTGCTGGTGCGAGTGACTGCACTGAATAGGAACGATGCGGAGCTTTATCTGTTCTGCGGGAAATATGGCGGGTCAATTGTGGCTCCACAACGCTGCTATCTATCACCCTCACCCACCGATGGTGTTCTGCCCCGCGTCCATGCCAAACTGCCGCAGGACACCAGACTCCTGGCATCGGGCTGGCAGGTGCGTTACTACCTGGTCAAGTTCGATGGGCCCGTTAGGGTCCAGGATATTGGTGTGAAGTGCCAGCGGCCGGCGGAATCGAAAACGGAGGCTCAGTTGGGCGCCGTTTTTGTGGAGGCTCTGCCGCTGGAGGCTTTGACGGACACGCGGACAGACATCCCGGTCTACGGCAGGAACATGTGGGATGAGCAGCGCACTTAA
- the LOC108016957 gene encoding uncharacterized protein, with protein sequence MPAGRVAGKAGYSNHYYNGRSYVGINEEIMWVSIGMGVTIVLLITIALCYIAREKCQKRQREYYVTA encoded by the exons ATGCCAGCGGGTCGAGTGGCTGGCAAAGCCGGCTACTCCAATCACTACTACAATG GACGCTCGTACGTGGGCATCAACGAGGAGATCATGTGGGTGAGCATCGGGATGGGCGTGACCATAGTGCTCCTGATCACGATCGCCCTGTGCTACATTGCCCGCGAGAAGTGCCAGAAGCGGCAGCGGGAGTACTACGTGACCGCATAG
- the LOC108016520 gene encoding probable ATP-dependent RNA helicase CG8611 isoform X2, whose protein sequence is MVDNISLNVNVKPAAQKKQQGPVQSVKKRAQNSEAFDFQFNVDKPKVKAIVLRRKAPLARAATNSGPRNPSTSSSNKVPSTPPVSSANSSLSALFSSKKDDVSHGDLMFNVSSSKPPAKSPLGDDFMLNVTTKPVVIQKAKPKITRAERLGKKQRPGKPLAKLSDEQLTRALKNHRKPQNPNQMPRAGDLFRAQMEEERRKKRQEEGGEDQESNGDEEEAEYGSDLPAKTRATAGKRPEKTSVRQAPQSGEESGEDSAESDKDSAESDEESSPEAEEPQKTVKKPTKTPSKAEETSGNRFRTKKIGLFDQSDVEALKQLGQRAVKPVKETIFSGSKISTLGLHPHAVKNLEDLLSIRELTSVQQKTIPEVLQGKDVLVRSQTGSGKTLAYALPLVELLQKQQPRIQRKDGVLALVIVPTRELVMQTYELIQKLVKPYTWIVPGSLLGGESRKSEKARLRKGINILIGTPGRLVDHLLHTASFKLTKLQFLILDEADRLLELGYERDVKQLVEAIDKQRAESEDKELPQLQRMLLSATLTSQVQQLAGLTLKNPLYIDNSDEAASVALKTKDGYQKETIETLLEVDDGLGEYQEDVTGVLSIPENLQLSYVVVPPKLRLVALSSLLAKEVDASPKQFKAIVFMSTTEMVNFHHDMLNEALTRRVLDEEDEQEEGDSEGDGDTPLLQGLRFFKLHGSMTQTERQGVFRGFRDCPSCVLLATDVVGRGIDVPDVKLVVQYTPPQTTADFVHRVGRTARAGRKGRAVLFLAPSEAQFVRHLEKKRIRIQQGDMYAYLQTLLPKDDEARTVQEAASNLQHKFQTLLEDDRELHDKSCKAFVSWMKFYSTFPKELKPIFNVRIAHMGHFAKSFALKEAPSKFAAQHAAPKAAPPTNRLTYTERDPEKIQAQKRAKRRFTTTVTGEVRQLQQRDGGAPEGDRRKPGPPGSRGGFMGGGVGRVSFMKSLGKSRALNMSEFDSGLPAEGPAKRRKQA, encoded by the exons ATGGTGGATAATATATCGCTGAATGTAAACGTAAAGCCGGCGGCCCAGAAAAAACAACAG GGACCAGTGCAATCGGTTAAAAAACGTGCACAAAATTCTGAGGCTTTCGACTTCCAATTCAATGTGGACAAACCCAAGGTAAAGGCAATTGTGCTGCGAAGAAAGGCGCCTTTAGCGAGAGCAGCCACAAACTCTGGCCCTCGAAATCCCTCGACAAGTTCTTCAAACAAAGTGCCTTCTACTCCTCCAGTTTCTTCTGCGAATTCTTCACTTTCCGCCCTTTTTTCCTCTAAAAAAGATGATGTATCCCACGGAGATCTCATGTTCAATGTCAGCTCTTCAAAACCACCTGCTAAGAGCCCTTTGGGCGATGATTTCATGCTGAATGTGACCACAAAACCGGTGGTCATCCAAAAAGCCAAGCCAAAAATCACCAGAGCCGAGAGATTGGGCAAGAAACAGAGGCCGGGAAAGCCCCTGGCGAAGCTCAGCGATGAGCAGCTCACGCGGGCCTTGAAAAACCACCGAAAACCCCAGAATCCCAATCAAATGCCAAGGGCAGGCGACCTATTCCGGGCTCAAATGGAGGAGGAGAGGCGGAAAAAGAGGCAGGAGGAGGGAGGAGAAGATCAGGAATCGAATGGAGACGAGGAGGAGGCGGAGTACGGGTCAGATTTGCCGGCAAAAACCAGAGCTACCGCGGGAAAAAGACCTGAAAAGACATCAGTAAGGCAAGCCCCACAATCTGGAGAAGAATCCGGTGAAGATTCAGCCGAATCCGACAAAGACTCAGCAGAGTCCGATGAGGAAAGCTCACCGGAGGCAGAAGAACCTCAAAAGACCGTCAAAAAACCTACGAAAACGCCATCAAAAGCTGAGGAAACCTCGGGAAACCGGTTTCGCACCAAGAAGATAGGCCTCTTCGACCAAAGCGATGTCGAGGCACTCAAGCAACTCGGACAGAGAGCTGTGAAGCCCGTCAAGGAGACCATCTTTTCGGGCTCCAAGATATCCACCTTGGGACTGCATCCACATGCCGTAAAGAACCTGGAAGACCTGCTCAGCATACGTGAGCTGACCAGCGTGCAGCAGAAGACGATACCCGAGGTGCTGCAGGGCAAAGATGTGCTGGTTCGCTCGCAAACGGGTTCGGGAAAAACCCTGGCTTATGCTCTACCCCTAGTGGAACTGCTGCAGAAACAGCAGCCCAGGATTCAGCGGAAAGACGGCGTGCTGGCGCTGGTCATTGTGCCCACCAGGGAACTGGTGATGCAGACATACGAACTCATCCAGAAGCTGGTCAAGCCCTACACTTGGATTGTGCCCGGCTCCCTGCTGGGTGGCGAGAGCAGGAAGAGCGAAAAGGCCCGGCTCCGGAAGGGCATTAACATACTGATAGGCACACCTGGTCGCCTGGTGGATCACCTGCTGCACACGGCCTCCTTCAAGCTAACCAAACTGCAGTTCCTGATCCTGGACGAGGCCGATCGCCTGCTGGAACTGGGCTACGAGCGCGATGTCAAGCAGCTGGTGGAGGCCATCGACAAGCAGCGTGCCGAGAGCGAGGACAAGGAGCTGCCGCAACTGCAACGTATGCTGCTGAGTGCTACTTTGACCTCGCAGGTCCAGCAGCTGGCTGGTCTGACCCTCAAGAATCCCTTGTACATAGACAACAGCGATGAGGCGGCAAGTGTGGCCCTTAAAACGAAGGATGGCTACCAGAAGGAGACCATCGAGACCCTGCTGGAGGTGGACGACGGACTGGGCGAGTACCAGGAGGATGTGACAGGTGTGCTGAGTATCCCCGAGAACCTGCAGCTCAGCTATGTGGTGGTGCCGCCCAAGCTGCGCCTAGTGGCCCTCTCCTCGCTGCTGGCCAAGGAAGTGGACGCCAGTCCCAAGCAGTTCAAGGCGATTGTGTTCATGAGCACCACCGAAATGGTGAACTTCCATCACGACATGTTGAACGAGGCGTTGACAAGGCGAGTTCTCGACGAGGAGGACGAGCAGGAGGAGGGAGATTCGGAAGGCGACGGGGATACACCACTGCTCCAGGGTCTGCGCTTCTTCAA ATTGCATGGCTCCATGACGCAGACGGAACGACAAGGCGTTTTCCGTGGCTTCCGCGATTGCCCCAGCTGCGTCCTCTTGGCCACCGATGTGGTGGGTCGCGGCATCGATGTGCCCGACGTAAAGCTGGTGGTGCAGTACACACCGCCGCAGACCACTGCCGATTTCGTCCACCGCGTGGGTCGAACGGCGAGGGCGGGGCGCAAGGGCAGGGCCGTGCTCTTCCTGGCGCCCAGCGAGGCGCAGTTCGTGCGGCATCTGGAGAAGAAGCGCATTCGCATCCAGCAGGGCGACATGTACGCCTACCTGCAGACCCTGCTGCCCAAGGACGATGAGGCCAGGACGGTCCAGGAGGCGGCCTCCAACCTGCAGCACAAGTTCCAGACGCTGCTCGAGGATGATCGCGAGCTGCACGACAAGTCCTGCAAAG CCTTTGTGTCCTGGATGAAGTTCTACTCGACGTTTCCCAAGGAGCTGAAGCCCATCTTCAACGTGCGCATCGCCCACATGGGCCACTTCGCCAAGAGCTTCGCCCTCAAGGAGGCGCCCTCCAAGTTCGCCGCCCAGCACGCCGCCCCCAAGGCGGCCCCGCCCACCAACCGACTGACCTACACGGAGAG AGATCCCGAGAAGATTCAGGCGCAGAAGCGGGCCAAGCGGCGCTTCACGACGACGGTCACCGGGGAAGTGCGTcagctgcagcagcgggaCGGAGGAGCGCCGGAGGGCGATCGCCGGAAGCCAGGACCGCCAGGTTCCAGAGGAGGCTTCATGGGAGGCGGTGTGGGCCGCGTCAGCTTCATGAAGAGCCTGGGCAAATCGAGGGCCCTGAACATGTCCGAGTTCGACAGCGGACTGCCGGCCGAGGGACCCGCCAAGCGACGCAAGCAGGCGTAG
- the LOC108016520 gene encoding probable ATP-dependent RNA helicase CG8611 isoform X1: MVDNISLNVNVKPAAQKKQQQGPVQSVKKRAQNSEAFDFQFNVDKPKVKAIVLRRKAPLARAATNSGPRNPSTSSSNKVPSTPPVSSANSSLSALFSSKKDDVSHGDLMFNVSSSKPPAKSPLGDDFMLNVTTKPVVIQKAKPKITRAERLGKKQRPGKPLAKLSDEQLTRALKNHRKPQNPNQMPRAGDLFRAQMEEERRKKRQEEGGEDQESNGDEEEAEYGSDLPAKTRATAGKRPEKTSVRQAPQSGEESGEDSAESDKDSAESDEESSPEAEEPQKTVKKPTKTPSKAEETSGNRFRTKKIGLFDQSDVEALKQLGQRAVKPVKETIFSGSKISTLGLHPHAVKNLEDLLSIRELTSVQQKTIPEVLQGKDVLVRSQTGSGKTLAYALPLVELLQKQQPRIQRKDGVLALVIVPTRELVMQTYELIQKLVKPYTWIVPGSLLGGESRKSEKARLRKGINILIGTPGRLVDHLLHTASFKLTKLQFLILDEADRLLELGYERDVKQLVEAIDKQRAESEDKELPQLQRMLLSATLTSQVQQLAGLTLKNPLYIDNSDEAASVALKTKDGYQKETIETLLEVDDGLGEYQEDVTGVLSIPENLQLSYVVVPPKLRLVALSSLLAKEVDASPKQFKAIVFMSTTEMVNFHHDMLNEALTRRVLDEEDEQEEGDSEGDGDTPLLQGLRFFKLHGSMTQTERQGVFRGFRDCPSCVLLATDVVGRGIDVPDVKLVVQYTPPQTTADFVHRVGRTARAGRKGRAVLFLAPSEAQFVRHLEKKRIRIQQGDMYAYLQTLLPKDDEARTVQEAASNLQHKFQTLLEDDRELHDKSCKAFVSWMKFYSTFPKELKPIFNVRIAHMGHFAKSFALKEAPSKFAAQHAAPKAAPPTNRLTYTERDPEKIQAQKRAKRRFTTTVTGEVRQLQQRDGGAPEGDRRKPGPPGSRGGFMGGGVGRVSFMKSLGKSRALNMSEFDSGLPAEGPAKRRKQA; the protein is encoded by the exons ATGGTGGATAATATATCGCTGAATGTAAACGTAAAGCCGGCGGCCCAGAAAAAACAACAG CAGGGACCAGTGCAATCGGTTAAAAAACGTGCACAAAATTCTGAGGCTTTCGACTTCCAATTCAATGTGGACAAACCCAAGGTAAAGGCAATTGTGCTGCGAAGAAAGGCGCCTTTAGCGAGAGCAGCCACAAACTCTGGCCCTCGAAATCCCTCGACAAGTTCTTCAAACAAAGTGCCTTCTACTCCTCCAGTTTCTTCTGCGAATTCTTCACTTTCCGCCCTTTTTTCCTCTAAAAAAGATGATGTATCCCACGGAGATCTCATGTTCAATGTCAGCTCTTCAAAACCACCTGCTAAGAGCCCTTTGGGCGATGATTTCATGCTGAATGTGACCACAAAACCGGTGGTCATCCAAAAAGCCAAGCCAAAAATCACCAGAGCCGAGAGATTGGGCAAGAAACAGAGGCCGGGAAAGCCCCTGGCGAAGCTCAGCGATGAGCAGCTCACGCGGGCCTTGAAAAACCACCGAAAACCCCAGAATCCCAATCAAATGCCAAGGGCAGGCGACCTATTCCGGGCTCAAATGGAGGAGGAGAGGCGGAAAAAGAGGCAGGAGGAGGGAGGAGAAGATCAGGAATCGAATGGAGACGAGGAGGAGGCGGAGTACGGGTCAGATTTGCCGGCAAAAACCAGAGCTACCGCGGGAAAAAGACCTGAAAAGACATCAGTAAGGCAAGCCCCACAATCTGGAGAAGAATCCGGTGAAGATTCAGCCGAATCCGACAAAGACTCAGCAGAGTCCGATGAGGAAAGCTCACCGGAGGCAGAAGAACCTCAAAAGACCGTCAAAAAACCTACGAAAACGCCATCAAAAGCTGAGGAAACCTCGGGAAACCGGTTTCGCACCAAGAAGATAGGCCTCTTCGACCAAAGCGATGTCGAGGCACTCAAGCAACTCGGACAGAGAGCTGTGAAGCCCGTCAAGGAGACCATCTTTTCGGGCTCCAAGATATCCACCTTGGGACTGCATCCACATGCCGTAAAGAACCTGGAAGACCTGCTCAGCATACGTGAGCTGACCAGCGTGCAGCAGAAGACGATACCCGAGGTGCTGCAGGGCAAAGATGTGCTGGTTCGCTCGCAAACGGGTTCGGGAAAAACCCTGGCTTATGCTCTACCCCTAGTGGAACTGCTGCAGAAACAGCAGCCCAGGATTCAGCGGAAAGACGGCGTGCTGGCGCTGGTCATTGTGCCCACCAGGGAACTGGTGATGCAGACATACGAACTCATCCAGAAGCTGGTCAAGCCCTACACTTGGATTGTGCCCGGCTCCCTGCTGGGTGGCGAGAGCAGGAAGAGCGAAAAGGCCCGGCTCCGGAAGGGCATTAACATACTGATAGGCACACCTGGTCGCCTGGTGGATCACCTGCTGCACACGGCCTCCTTCAAGCTAACCAAACTGCAGTTCCTGATCCTGGACGAGGCCGATCGCCTGCTGGAACTGGGCTACGAGCGCGATGTCAAGCAGCTGGTGGAGGCCATCGACAAGCAGCGTGCCGAGAGCGAGGACAAGGAGCTGCCGCAACTGCAACGTATGCTGCTGAGTGCTACTTTGACCTCGCAGGTCCAGCAGCTGGCTGGTCTGACCCTCAAGAATCCCTTGTACATAGACAACAGCGATGAGGCGGCAAGTGTGGCCCTTAAAACGAAGGATGGCTACCAGAAGGAGACCATCGAGACCCTGCTGGAGGTGGACGACGGACTGGGCGAGTACCAGGAGGATGTGACAGGTGTGCTGAGTATCCCCGAGAACCTGCAGCTCAGCTATGTGGTGGTGCCGCCCAAGCTGCGCCTAGTGGCCCTCTCCTCGCTGCTGGCCAAGGAAGTGGACGCCAGTCCCAAGCAGTTCAAGGCGATTGTGTTCATGAGCACCACCGAAATGGTGAACTTCCATCACGACATGTTGAACGAGGCGTTGACAAGGCGAGTTCTCGACGAGGAGGACGAGCAGGAGGAGGGAGATTCGGAAGGCGACGGGGATACACCACTGCTCCAGGGTCTGCGCTTCTTCAA ATTGCATGGCTCCATGACGCAGACGGAACGACAAGGCGTTTTCCGTGGCTTCCGCGATTGCCCCAGCTGCGTCCTCTTGGCCACCGATGTGGTGGGTCGCGGCATCGATGTGCCCGACGTAAAGCTGGTGGTGCAGTACACACCGCCGCAGACCACTGCCGATTTCGTCCACCGCGTGGGTCGAACGGCGAGGGCGGGGCGCAAGGGCAGGGCCGTGCTCTTCCTGGCGCCCAGCGAGGCGCAGTTCGTGCGGCATCTGGAGAAGAAGCGCATTCGCATCCAGCAGGGCGACATGTACGCCTACCTGCAGACCCTGCTGCCCAAGGACGATGAGGCCAGGACGGTCCAGGAGGCGGCCTCCAACCTGCAGCACAAGTTCCAGACGCTGCTCGAGGATGATCGCGAGCTGCACGACAAGTCCTGCAAAG CCTTTGTGTCCTGGATGAAGTTCTACTCGACGTTTCCCAAGGAGCTGAAGCCCATCTTCAACGTGCGCATCGCCCACATGGGCCACTTCGCCAAGAGCTTCGCCCTCAAGGAGGCGCCCTCCAAGTTCGCCGCCCAGCACGCCGCCCCCAAGGCGGCCCCGCCCACCAACCGACTGACCTACACGGAGAG AGATCCCGAGAAGATTCAGGCGCAGAAGCGGGCCAAGCGGCGCTTCACGACGACGGTCACCGGGGAAGTGCGTcagctgcagcagcgggaCGGAGGAGCGCCGGAGGGCGATCGCCGGAAGCCAGGACCGCCAGGTTCCAGAGGAGGCTTCATGGGAGGCGGTGTGGGCCGCGTCAGCTTCATGAAGAGCCTGGGCAAATCGAGGGCCCTGAACATGTCCGAGTTCGACAGCGGACTGCCGGCCGAGGGACCCGCCAAGCGACGCAAGCAGGCGTAG
- the LOC108016520 gene encoding probable ATP-dependent RNA helicase CG8611 isoform X3, whose translation MVDNISLNAFDFQFNVDKPKVKAIVLRRKAPLARAATNSGPRNPSTSSSNKVPSTPPVSSANSSLSALFSSKKDDVSHGDLMFNVSSSKPPAKSPLGDDFMLNVTTKPVVIQKAKPKITRAERLGKKQRPGKPLAKLSDEQLTRALKNHRKPQNPNQMPRAGDLFRAQMEEERRKKRQEEGGEDQESNGDEEEAEYGSDLPAKTRATAGKRPEKTSVRQAPQSGEESGEDSAESDKDSAESDEESSPEAEEPQKTVKKPTKTPSKAEETSGNRFRTKKIGLFDQSDVEALKQLGQRAVKPVKETIFSGSKISTLGLHPHAVKNLEDLLSIRELTSVQQKTIPEVLQGKDVLVRSQTGSGKTLAYALPLVELLQKQQPRIQRKDGVLALVIVPTRELVMQTYELIQKLVKPYTWIVPGSLLGGESRKSEKARLRKGINILIGTPGRLVDHLLHTASFKLTKLQFLILDEADRLLELGYERDVKQLVEAIDKQRAESEDKELPQLQRMLLSATLTSQVQQLAGLTLKNPLYIDNSDEAASVALKTKDGYQKETIETLLEVDDGLGEYQEDVTGVLSIPENLQLSYVVVPPKLRLVALSSLLAKEVDASPKQFKAIVFMSTTEMVNFHHDMLNEALTRRVLDEEDEQEEGDSEGDGDTPLLQGLRFFKLHGSMTQTERQGVFRGFRDCPSCVLLATDVVGRGIDVPDVKLVVQYTPPQTTADFVHRVGRTARAGRKGRAVLFLAPSEAQFVRHLEKKRIRIQQGDMYAYLQTLLPKDDEARTVQEAASNLQHKFQTLLEDDRELHDKSCKAFVSWMKFYSTFPKELKPIFNVRIAHMGHFAKSFALKEAPSKFAAQHAAPKAAPPTNRLTYTERDPEKIQAQKRAKRRFTTTVTGEVRQLQQRDGGAPEGDRRKPGPPGSRGGFMGGGVGRVSFMKSLGKSRALNMSEFDSGLPAEGPAKRRKQA comes from the exons ATGGTGGATAATATATCGCTGAAT GCTTTCGACTTCCAATTCAATGTGGACAAACCCAAGGTAAAGGCAATTGTGCTGCGAAGAAAGGCGCCTTTAGCGAGAGCAGCCACAAACTCTGGCCCTCGAAATCCCTCGACAAGTTCTTCAAACAAAGTGCCTTCTACTCCTCCAGTTTCTTCTGCGAATTCTTCACTTTCCGCCCTTTTTTCCTCTAAAAAAGATGATGTATCCCACGGAGATCTCATGTTCAATGTCAGCTCTTCAAAACCACCTGCTAAGAGCCCTTTGGGCGATGATTTCATGCTGAATGTGACCACAAAACCGGTGGTCATCCAAAAAGCCAAGCCAAAAATCACCAGAGCCGAGAGATTGGGCAAGAAACAGAGGCCGGGAAAGCCCCTGGCGAAGCTCAGCGATGAGCAGCTCACGCGGGCCTTGAAAAACCACCGAAAACCCCAGAATCCCAATCAAATGCCAAGGGCAGGCGACCTATTCCGGGCTCAAATGGAGGAGGAGAGGCGGAAAAAGAGGCAGGAGGAGGGAGGAGAAGATCAGGAATCGAATGGAGACGAGGAGGAGGCGGAGTACGGGTCAGATTTGCCGGCAAAAACCAGAGCTACCGCGGGAAAAAGACCTGAAAAGACATCAGTAAGGCAAGCCCCACAATCTGGAGAAGAATCCGGTGAAGATTCAGCCGAATCCGACAAAGACTCAGCAGAGTCCGATGAGGAAAGCTCACCGGAGGCAGAAGAACCTCAAAAGACCGTCAAAAAACCTACGAAAACGCCATCAAAAGCTGAGGAAACCTCGGGAAACCGGTTTCGCACCAAGAAGATAGGCCTCTTCGACCAAAGCGATGTCGAGGCACTCAAGCAACTCGGACAGAGAGCTGTGAAGCCCGTCAAGGAGACCATCTTTTCGGGCTCCAAGATATCCACCTTGGGACTGCATCCACATGCCGTAAAGAACCTGGAAGACCTGCTCAGCATACGTGAGCTGACCAGCGTGCAGCAGAAGACGATACCCGAGGTGCTGCAGGGCAAAGATGTGCTGGTTCGCTCGCAAACGGGTTCGGGAAAAACCCTGGCTTATGCTCTACCCCTAGTGGAACTGCTGCAGAAACAGCAGCCCAGGATTCAGCGGAAAGACGGCGTGCTGGCGCTGGTCATTGTGCCCACCAGGGAACTGGTGATGCAGACATACGAACTCATCCAGAAGCTGGTCAAGCCCTACACTTGGATTGTGCCCGGCTCCCTGCTGGGTGGCGAGAGCAGGAAGAGCGAAAAGGCCCGGCTCCGGAAGGGCATTAACATACTGATAGGCACACCTGGTCGCCTGGTGGATCACCTGCTGCACACGGCCTCCTTCAAGCTAACCAAACTGCAGTTCCTGATCCTGGACGAGGCCGATCGCCTGCTGGAACTGGGCTACGAGCGCGATGTCAAGCAGCTGGTGGAGGCCATCGACAAGCAGCGTGCCGAGAGCGAGGACAAGGAGCTGCCGCAACTGCAACGTATGCTGCTGAGTGCTACTTTGACCTCGCAGGTCCAGCAGCTGGCTGGTCTGACCCTCAAGAATCCCTTGTACATAGACAACAGCGATGAGGCGGCAAGTGTGGCCCTTAAAACGAAGGATGGCTACCAGAAGGAGACCATCGAGACCCTGCTGGAGGTGGACGACGGACTGGGCGAGTACCAGGAGGATGTGACAGGTGTGCTGAGTATCCCCGAGAACCTGCAGCTCAGCTATGTGGTGGTGCCGCCCAAGCTGCGCCTAGTGGCCCTCTCCTCGCTGCTGGCCAAGGAAGTGGACGCCAGTCCCAAGCAGTTCAAGGCGATTGTGTTCATGAGCACCACCGAAATGGTGAACTTCCATCACGACATGTTGAACGAGGCGTTGACAAGGCGAGTTCTCGACGAGGAGGACGAGCAGGAGGAGGGAGATTCGGAAGGCGACGGGGATACACCACTGCTCCAGGGTCTGCGCTTCTTCAA ATTGCATGGCTCCATGACGCAGACGGAACGACAAGGCGTTTTCCGTGGCTTCCGCGATTGCCCCAGCTGCGTCCTCTTGGCCACCGATGTGGTGGGTCGCGGCATCGATGTGCCCGACGTAAAGCTGGTGGTGCAGTACACACCGCCGCAGACCACTGCCGATTTCGTCCACCGCGTGGGTCGAACGGCGAGGGCGGGGCGCAAGGGCAGGGCCGTGCTCTTCCTGGCGCCCAGCGAGGCGCAGTTCGTGCGGCATCTGGAGAAGAAGCGCATTCGCATCCAGCAGGGCGACATGTACGCCTACCTGCAGACCCTGCTGCCCAAGGACGATGAGGCCAGGACGGTCCAGGAGGCGGCCTCCAACCTGCAGCACAAGTTCCAGACGCTGCTCGAGGATGATCGCGAGCTGCACGACAAGTCCTGCAAAG CCTTTGTGTCCTGGATGAAGTTCTACTCGACGTTTCCCAAGGAGCTGAAGCCCATCTTCAACGTGCGCATCGCCCACATGGGCCACTTCGCCAAGAGCTTCGCCCTCAAGGAGGCGCCCTCCAAGTTCGCCGCCCAGCACGCCGCCCCCAAGGCGGCCCCGCCCACCAACCGACTGACCTACACGGAGAG AGATCCCGAGAAGATTCAGGCGCAGAAGCGGGCCAAGCGGCGCTTCACGACGACGGTCACCGGGGAAGTGCGTcagctgcagcagcgggaCGGAGGAGCGCCGGAGGGCGATCGCCGGAAGCCAGGACCGCCAGGTTCCAGAGGAGGCTTCATGGGAGGCGGTGTGGGCCGCGTCAGCTTCATGAAGAGCCTGGGCAAATCGAGGGCCCTGAACATGTCCGAGTTCGACAGCGGACTGCCGGCCGAGGGACCCGCCAAGCGACGCAAGCAGGCGTAG